From Falco cherrug isolate bFalChe1 chromosome 4, bFalChe1.pri, whole genome shotgun sequence, one genomic window encodes:
- the LOC114017074 gene encoding collagen alpha-1(I) chain-like isoform X1, with amino-acid sequence MPPAPGQRRGPAGVERRGRSRWGGTGPGAAAPRCLRPAAAGAGGGFLPPPPGQSRRAMERLRLRLPRLLAAAVIVECCARLCPGLGSGTGPTPATAVPCTHPGTATGQRCRTDPERGAGTGWASAPEAVGPLRTEAELLLFPETPTGTAEPPSPQGTPGGPRAGREGMRPTGRDGRATEHPGPLLPAGIAEQAAAGSEWPSPASLGVTSVGTPAPAEPDTAPTTRSPPQTNPVENAMAESATTPQGTLLHPPSSVMVPGSAGGQWGPLSTLQGWSPMGTALVQSQRGSHSPLSSELWTGEGPGATVPLGDSSPGTPPSITLATDSPVPGATGTSPFGGGLQRLLTPMGTLGGTRQGLPGLGLAGGRGSDSRLWHGTDIAWQGPHSAPRSSPLSLGAGGRGGPVASAAWPAVGTGPTSLPAAGKGSGLPVPTTTAGAPGMTSPGVGGALDPATGILGPPNMEGPPEHSHVPLEQTWHPPAVPGQPPTTMAPGSTAVTQSWGSYTSQGSPRGSPASPTPAVPTLPTPRPSPGTRWVVLGLSPTAGAPPAGPSPGTGLPHAGSGGDAAESPQILGGTPMGVSNAGPLAATAPPSWQPGSLDPPSAPGPPQQPAASQPASSPGLTTAFGIAVTAATTITAATAVTTATTITATTTSPALLRDVGTVTPEPGATVLQRDVTGLTGGPPTPLPTVMSGSPQQPTDPPGTLGHRGSPGSPPAAGDTGLVRLPSSPREQPDADTPLVTPAAAGRAPRVFIVEDQPPLLRASLLRIPCELVLDMGFVPALQDPTSREHRGLLHSFNRTVSPLFMSLPGFLRLEVTGIREGSVVLQYDALFAAERVQAPGLGALLNAVLGSSSARPGLVVGAAPVLRNVALERPLDPCAALFACRAGFACVAGADGNATCTSLCHRGYCKNHGICTHPPDHQPLCQCPAGSDFWFMGLRCDYRVTQQSLLGMAAGVLLSIVLLGAVVATVAIRRFKMLLLEARADQTRSSYRRFCRLDDVSAQYWSYSWLPSASSLDNPAFSNSEELLHLQILDNSCCSCREDSGITNNAKQRPAPVARPACRPSFPYDWDTSSSSMNDPMVDSGKASDISVSSWPMEPIQWTPFPLLHQLSRQRPHKARRPHSYCEGMELVNLERSWTA; translated from the exons ATGCCGCCAGCCCCGGGGCAGAGGCGGGGTCCCGCCGGGGtggagcggcggggccggagccGGTGGGGCGGGaccgggccgggggctgcggctCCCCGGTGCCTCCGCCCCGCCGcagcgggggcgggcgggggcttcctgccgccgccgcctggGCAGAGCCGCCGCGCCATGGAGCGGCTCCGGCTGCGGCTCCCGCGGCTCCTGGCCGCCGCAG TGATCGTGGAGTGCTGCGCGCGGCTCTGCCCCGGCCTGGGCAGCGGGACGGGCCCCACACCGGCCACCGCGGTCCCCTGCACCCACCCGGGGACAGCGACAGGGCAGCGCTGCCGGACAG ATCCGGAGCgaggagctggcacagggtgggCATCAGCACCGGAGGCCGTGGGGCCGCTGCGGACAGAAGCTGAGCTGTTGCTCTTCCCTGAGACCCCCACCGGGActgctgagccccccagcccccaggggACCCCCGGAGGCCCCCGGGCAGGCAGAGAGGGGATGCGGCCCACAGGGCGGGATGGAAGAGCCACTGAGCACCCGGGGCCCCTGCTCCCTGCCGGCATCgcggagcaggcagctgcaggaagcGAGTGGCCATCTCCTGCCAGCCTGGGTGTGACCAGTGTGGGGACCCCAGCCCCTGCGGAGCCAGACACAGCGCCCACCACCAGATCCCCCCCCCAGACTAACCCTGTAGAAAATGCAATGGCAGAAAGTGCCACGACCCCGCAAGGGACCCTGTTGCATCCACCGTCCTCTGTGATggtgcctggctctgctggggggcagtgggggccCCTCAGTAccctgcagggatggagccCCATGGGGACAGCACTTGTGCAGAGCCAGAGGGGCTCGCACAGCCCCTTGTCCTCAGAGCTGTGGACTGGGGAGGGCCCAGGTGCCACTGTCCCACTGGGTGACAGCAGCCCAGGGACCCCCCCGAGCATCACACTGGCCACAGACAGCCCAGTGCCAGGGGCGACTGGGACATCACCCTttggtggggggctgcagaggctgctgacTCCTATGGGGACGCTGGGGGGGACACgccaggggctgccagggctggggctggcaggaggacGGGGCTCTGACTCCCGCCTGTGGCATGGGACGGACATTGCCTGGCAGGGTCCCCACTCTGCCCCTCGCTCCTCTCCACTGTCCCTTGGAGCTGGTGGCCGTGGGGGCCCTGTGGCCAGCGCAGCCTGGCCAGCTGTGGGGACCGGCCCAACTTCCCTGCCTGCCGCAGGCAAGGGGTCGGGTCTGCCTGTCCCCACCACCACGGCTGGTGCCCCAGGGATGACATCCCCTGGCGTGGGGGGAGCCCTGGACCCAGCCACAGGGATCTTGGGGCCACCCAACATGGAGGGTCCCCCTGAACACAGCCACGTCCCCCTGGAGCAGACCTGGCATCCACCAGCTGtgccggggcagccccccaccacCATGGCCCCAGGCAGCACCGCTGTGACACAGAGCTGGGGGTCGTACACCAGTCAGGGGTCCCCCCGGGGTTCTCCCGCATCCCCCACCCCTGCAGTGCCTACGCTGCCAACCCCACGGCCCTCCCCAGGGACCAGGTGGGTTgtgctggggctcagccccactgCGGGCGCCCCCCCAGCAGGCCCATCCCCAGGGACTGGGCTGCCCCACGCTGGCTCTGGGGGGGATGCTGCTGAGAGCCCCCAGATCCTGGGGGGGACCCCCATGGGGGTGAGCAATGCTGGGCCCTTGGCAGCCACTGCCCCGCCgagctggcagccaggcagcctggaccccccctcagcccctgggcccccccagcagccagctgcgTCCCAGCCTGCGTCTTCCCCGGGGCTGACCACTGCTTTTGGCATCGCTGTCACTGCCGCCACCACCATcacagctgccactgctgtcaccactgccaccaccatcacagccaccaccaccagcccagcactgctcaggGATGTGGGAACAGTCACACCGGAGCCTGGTGCCACTGTACTGCAGAGGGATGTGACGGGGCTGACGGGGGGGCCCCCAACTCCTCTGCCCACTGTGATGTCAGGgtccccccagcagcccaccgACCCCCCCGGCACCCTGGGCCATCGTGGGAGCCCCGGgtcccccccagctgctggtgaCACAGGCCTGGTCCGGCTGCCGAGCAGCCCCAGAGAGCAGCCGGATGCTGACACCCCCCTGGTGACACCGGCTGCGGCAGGCAGGGCCCCGCGCGTGTTCATCGTGGAGGATCAGCCACCCCTCCTGAGAG CATCGCTCCTCCGCATCCCCTGCGAGCTGGTGCTGGACATGGGGTTCGTCCCCGCCCTGCAGGACCCCACATCCCGCGAGCACCGGGGTCTGCTGCACAGCTTCAACCGGACG GTCTCGCCCCTCTTCATGTCGCTGCCCGGGTTCCTGCGGCTGGAGGTGACGGGGATCAG GGAGGGCAGCGTGGTGCTGCAGTACGACGCGCTGTTTGCGGCGGAGCGGGTGCAGGCGCCGGGGCTGGGCGCGCTCCTCAACGCcgtgctgggctccagcagtgcccggccagggctggtggtgggggCTGCCCCCGTCCTGCGCAACGTGGCTCTGG AACGGCCACTGGATCCCTGTGCCGCACTCTTCGCCTGCCGGGCCGGCTTCGCCTGCGTGGCTGGGGCAGACGGCAACGCCACGTGCACCTCCCTGTGCCACCGCGGCTACTGCAAGAACCACGGCATCTGCACCCACCCGCCGGAccaccagcccctctgcca GTGCCCGGCCGGCAGCGATTTCTGGTTCATGGGGCTGCGCTGCGACTACCGCGTGACACAGCAGAGCCTGCTTGGCATGGCCGCGGGCGTCCTGCTCAGCATCGTCCTCCTGGGCGCCGTCGTCGCCACTGTCGCCATCCGCCGCttcaagatgctgctgctggaggccaGGGCAGACCAGACCCGCAGCAG CTACCGGCGGTTCTGCCGGCTGGACGACGTCTCGGCCCAGTACTGGTCGTACTCCTGGCTGCCCTCGGCCAGCTCGCTGGACAACCCGGCCTTCAGCAACTCGGAGGAGCTGCTGCACCTGCAGATCTTGGacaacagctgctgcagctgccggGAGGACTCCGGCATCACCAACAACGCCAAGCAGCGTCCCGCGCCAGTCGCCCGCCCGGCGTGCCGGCCCAG TTTCCCTTACGACTGGGACACAAGTTCTAGCAGCATGAACGATCCCATGGTGGACTCTGGAAAAGCCAGCGATATCTCGGTGTCCAGCTGGCCCATGGAGCCCATCCAGTGGAcaccctttcccctcctccatcAGCTGTCCAGGCAGCGACCG cacaaagccaGACGGCCTCATTCGTACTGCGAGGGGATGGAACTGGTCAacctggagaggagctggaCAGCCTGA
- the LOC114017074 gene encoding collagen alpha-1(I) chain-like isoform X2, with product MPPAPGQRRGPAGVERRGRSRWGGTGPGAAAPRCLRPAAAGAGGGFLPPPPGQSRRAMERLRLRLPRLLAAADPERGAGTGWASAPEAVGPLRTEAELLLFPETPTGTAEPPSPQGTPGGPRAGREGMRPTGRDGRATEHPGPLLPAGIAEQAAAGSEWPSPASLGVTSVGTPAPAEPDTAPTTRSPPQTNPVENAMAESATTPQGTLLHPPSSVMVPGSAGGQWGPLSTLQGWSPMGTALVQSQRGSHSPLSSELWTGEGPGATVPLGDSSPGTPPSITLATDSPVPGATGTSPFGGGLQRLLTPMGTLGGTRQGLPGLGLAGGRGSDSRLWHGTDIAWQGPHSAPRSSPLSLGAGGRGGPVASAAWPAVGTGPTSLPAAGKGSGLPVPTTTAGAPGMTSPGVGGALDPATGILGPPNMEGPPEHSHVPLEQTWHPPAVPGQPPTTMAPGSTAVTQSWGSYTSQGSPRGSPASPTPAVPTLPTPRPSPGTRWVVLGLSPTAGAPPAGPSPGTGLPHAGSGGDAAESPQILGGTPMGVSNAGPLAATAPPSWQPGSLDPPSAPGPPQQPAASQPASSPGLTTAFGIAVTAATTITAATAVTTATTITATTTSPALLRDVGTVTPEPGATVLQRDVTGLTGGPPTPLPTVMSGSPQQPTDPPGTLGHRGSPGSPPAAGDTGLVRLPSSPREQPDADTPLVTPAAAGRAPRVFIVEDQPPLLRASLLRIPCELVLDMGFVPALQDPTSREHRGLLHSFNRTVSPLFMSLPGFLRLEVTGIREGSVVLQYDALFAAERVQAPGLGALLNAVLGSSSARPGLVVGAAPVLRNVALERPLDPCAALFACRAGFACVAGADGNATCTSLCHRGYCKNHGICTHPPDHQPLCQCPAGSDFWFMGLRCDYRVTQQSLLGMAAGVLLSIVLLGAVVATVAIRRFKMLLLEARADQTRSSYRRFCRLDDVSAQYWSYSWLPSASSLDNPAFSNSEELLHLQILDNSCCSCREDSGITNNAKQRPAPVARPACRPSFPYDWDTSSSSMNDPMVDSGKASDISVSSWPMEPIQWTPFPLLHQLSRQRPHKARRPHSYCEGMELVNLERSWTA from the exons ATGCCGCCAGCCCCGGGGCAGAGGCGGGGTCCCGCCGGGGtggagcggcggggccggagccGGTGGGGCGGGaccgggccgggggctgcggctCCCCGGTGCCTCCGCCCCGCCGcagcgggggcgggcgggggcttcctgccgccgccgcctggGCAGAGCCGCCGCGCCATGGAGCGGCTCCGGCTGCGGCTCCCGCGGCTCCTGGCCGCCGCAG ATCCGGAGCgaggagctggcacagggtgggCATCAGCACCGGAGGCCGTGGGGCCGCTGCGGACAGAAGCTGAGCTGTTGCTCTTCCCTGAGACCCCCACCGGGActgctgagccccccagcccccaggggACCCCCGGAGGCCCCCGGGCAGGCAGAGAGGGGATGCGGCCCACAGGGCGGGATGGAAGAGCCACTGAGCACCCGGGGCCCCTGCTCCCTGCCGGCATCgcggagcaggcagctgcaggaagcGAGTGGCCATCTCCTGCCAGCCTGGGTGTGACCAGTGTGGGGACCCCAGCCCCTGCGGAGCCAGACACAGCGCCCACCACCAGATCCCCCCCCCAGACTAACCCTGTAGAAAATGCAATGGCAGAAAGTGCCACGACCCCGCAAGGGACCCTGTTGCATCCACCGTCCTCTGTGATggtgcctggctctgctggggggcagtgggggccCCTCAGTAccctgcagggatggagccCCATGGGGACAGCACTTGTGCAGAGCCAGAGGGGCTCGCACAGCCCCTTGTCCTCAGAGCTGTGGACTGGGGAGGGCCCAGGTGCCACTGTCCCACTGGGTGACAGCAGCCCAGGGACCCCCCCGAGCATCACACTGGCCACAGACAGCCCAGTGCCAGGGGCGACTGGGACATCACCCTttggtggggggctgcagaggctgctgacTCCTATGGGGACGCTGGGGGGGACACgccaggggctgccagggctggggctggcaggaggacGGGGCTCTGACTCCCGCCTGTGGCATGGGACGGACATTGCCTGGCAGGGTCCCCACTCTGCCCCTCGCTCCTCTCCACTGTCCCTTGGAGCTGGTGGCCGTGGGGGCCCTGTGGCCAGCGCAGCCTGGCCAGCTGTGGGGACCGGCCCAACTTCCCTGCCTGCCGCAGGCAAGGGGTCGGGTCTGCCTGTCCCCACCACCACGGCTGGTGCCCCAGGGATGACATCCCCTGGCGTGGGGGGAGCCCTGGACCCAGCCACAGGGATCTTGGGGCCACCCAACATGGAGGGTCCCCCTGAACACAGCCACGTCCCCCTGGAGCAGACCTGGCATCCACCAGCTGtgccggggcagccccccaccacCATGGCCCCAGGCAGCACCGCTGTGACACAGAGCTGGGGGTCGTACACCAGTCAGGGGTCCCCCCGGGGTTCTCCCGCATCCCCCACCCCTGCAGTGCCTACGCTGCCAACCCCACGGCCCTCCCCAGGGACCAGGTGGGTTgtgctggggctcagccccactgCGGGCGCCCCCCCAGCAGGCCCATCCCCAGGGACTGGGCTGCCCCACGCTGGCTCTGGGGGGGATGCTGCTGAGAGCCCCCAGATCCTGGGGGGGACCCCCATGGGGGTGAGCAATGCTGGGCCCTTGGCAGCCACTGCCCCGCCgagctggcagccaggcagcctggaccccccctcagcccctgggcccccccagcagccagctgcgTCCCAGCCTGCGTCTTCCCCGGGGCTGACCACTGCTTTTGGCATCGCTGTCACTGCCGCCACCACCATcacagctgccactgctgtcaccactgccaccaccatcacagccaccaccaccagcccagcactgctcaggGATGTGGGAACAGTCACACCGGAGCCTGGTGCCACTGTACTGCAGAGGGATGTGACGGGGCTGACGGGGGGGCCCCCAACTCCTCTGCCCACTGTGATGTCAGGgtccccccagcagcccaccgACCCCCCCGGCACCCTGGGCCATCGTGGGAGCCCCGGgtcccccccagctgctggtgaCACAGGCCTGGTCCGGCTGCCGAGCAGCCCCAGAGAGCAGCCGGATGCTGACACCCCCCTGGTGACACCGGCTGCGGCAGGCAGGGCCCCGCGCGTGTTCATCGTGGAGGATCAGCCACCCCTCCTGAGAG CATCGCTCCTCCGCATCCCCTGCGAGCTGGTGCTGGACATGGGGTTCGTCCCCGCCCTGCAGGACCCCACATCCCGCGAGCACCGGGGTCTGCTGCACAGCTTCAACCGGACG GTCTCGCCCCTCTTCATGTCGCTGCCCGGGTTCCTGCGGCTGGAGGTGACGGGGATCAG GGAGGGCAGCGTGGTGCTGCAGTACGACGCGCTGTTTGCGGCGGAGCGGGTGCAGGCGCCGGGGCTGGGCGCGCTCCTCAACGCcgtgctgggctccagcagtgcccggccagggctggtggtgggggCTGCCCCCGTCCTGCGCAACGTGGCTCTGG AACGGCCACTGGATCCCTGTGCCGCACTCTTCGCCTGCCGGGCCGGCTTCGCCTGCGTGGCTGGGGCAGACGGCAACGCCACGTGCACCTCCCTGTGCCACCGCGGCTACTGCAAGAACCACGGCATCTGCACCCACCCGCCGGAccaccagcccctctgcca GTGCCCGGCCGGCAGCGATTTCTGGTTCATGGGGCTGCGCTGCGACTACCGCGTGACACAGCAGAGCCTGCTTGGCATGGCCGCGGGCGTCCTGCTCAGCATCGTCCTCCTGGGCGCCGTCGTCGCCACTGTCGCCATCCGCCGCttcaagatgctgctgctggaggccaGGGCAGACCAGACCCGCAGCAG CTACCGGCGGTTCTGCCGGCTGGACGACGTCTCGGCCCAGTACTGGTCGTACTCCTGGCTGCCCTCGGCCAGCTCGCTGGACAACCCGGCCTTCAGCAACTCGGAGGAGCTGCTGCACCTGCAGATCTTGGacaacagctgctgcagctgccggGAGGACTCCGGCATCACCAACAACGCCAAGCAGCGTCCCGCGCCAGTCGCCCGCCCGGCGTGCCGGCCCAG TTTCCCTTACGACTGGGACACAAGTTCTAGCAGCATGAACGATCCCATGGTGGACTCTGGAAAAGCCAGCGATATCTCGGTGTCCAGCTGGCCCATGGAGCCCATCCAGTGGAcaccctttcccctcctccatcAGCTGTCCAGGCAGCGACCG cacaaagccaGACGGCCTCATTCGTACTGCGAGGGGATGGAACTGGTCAacctggagaggagctggaCAGCCTGA